A single region of the Acanthopagrus latus isolate v.2019 chromosome 11, fAcaLat1.1, whole genome shotgun sequence genome encodes:
- the LOC119029001 gene encoding nuclear receptor subfamily 2 group F member 6-like, whose amino-acid sequence MAMVSGGWGNPNGDTNGLGEKAYLRREEEDVSPQAGSSDVDVGDEDKACVVDCVVCGDKSSGKHYGVFTCEGCKSFFKRSIRRNLNYSCRSNRECQIDQHHRNQCQYCRLKKCFRVGMRKEAVQRGRIPPSHPGISPNSMAGGVGGAVPGHIGADYFNGQPVSELISQLLRAEPYPNSRYGAPYSQAQMQTSASGGSVMGIDSICELAARLLFSTIEWARNIPYFPELPVSEQVALLRLSWSELFILNAAQSALPIHMAPLLAAAGFHSSPMSAERVVSFMDQVRVFQDQVDKLNRLQVDTAEYSCLKAIALFSPDACGLTDPAHVESLQEKAQVALTEYERLQYPNQPQRFGRLLLRLPALRAVPANLISQLFFMRLVGKTPIETLIRDMQLSGSSISWPYAPGQ is encoded by the exons ATGGCCATGGTGAGCGGGGGTTGGGGCAACCCCAACGGGGACACTAATGGACTGGGGGAGAAGGCTTacctgaggagggaggaagaggacgtCTCGCCTCAGGCCGGGAGCAGCGACGTGGACGTCGGGGACGAGGACAAGGCCTGCGTGGTGGACTGCGTGGTGTGCGGGGACAAGTCCAGCGGGAAGCACTACGGCGTGTTCACCTGCGAGGGCTGCAAGAGCTTCTTCAAGAGGAGCATCAGACGAAACCTCAACTACTCCTGCAG ATCAAATCGAGAATGCCAAATTGATCAGCATCACCGCAACCAGTGCCAGTACTGTCGTCTGAAGAAATGTTTCCGTGTTGGAATGCGCAAAGAAG ccgTCCAGCGGGGCCGAATCCCTCCATCTCACCCTGGTATCAGTCCAAACTCAATGGCGGGTGGGGTTGGAGGGGCGGTGCCAGGTCACATCGGGGCGGACTATTTCAACGGCCAGCCGGTGTCAGAGCTCATCTCCCAGCTCCTCCGGGCTGAGCCGTACCCCAACAGCCGCTACGGGGCCCCGTACAGTCAGGCACAGATGCAGACGTCTGCCAGCGGAGGCTCCGTCATGGGCATCGACAGCATCTGTGAGCTGGCTGCTCGCCTCCTCTTCAGCACTATCGAGTGGGCCAGAAACATCCCATACTTCCCAGAACTGCCTGTCTCAGAGCAG GTGGCGCTGCTGAGGCTGAGCTGGAGCGAGCTCTTCATCCTGAATGcagctcagtctgctctgcCCATACACATGGCTCCTCTGCTGGCAGCTGCTGGGTTTCACTCGTCGCCAATGTCCGCTGAGCGCGTGGTGTCCTTCATGGACCAGGTCAGGGTTTTCCAGGACCAGGTGGACAAGCTGAACAGGCTGCAGGTGGACACGGCCGAGTACAGCTGCCTCAAAGCCATCGCACTCTTCTCACCAG ATGCATGTGGTCTAACTGACCCGGCCCACGTGGAATCCCTGCAGGAGAAGGCCCAGGTGGCCCTGACAGAGTACGAGAGGTTGCAGTATCCCAACCAGCCTCAACGCTTTGGCCGTTTGCTGCTGCGCCTCCCGGCCCTGCGCGCCGTGCCGGCCAACCTCATCTCCCAGCTCTTCTTCATGCGCCTGGTGGGCAAGACACCGATCGAGACGCTGATCCGAGACATGCAGCTCTCAGGAAGCTCCATCAGCTGGCCCTACGCACCGGGACAGTGA